The following coding sequences lie in one Gorilla gorilla gorilla isolate KB3781 chromosome 5, NHGRI_mGorGor1-v2.1_pri, whole genome shotgun sequence genomic window:
- the LOC115934951 gene encoding transmembrane protein 14C-like: protein MDTGSVVPLHWFGFGYAALVASGGIIGYVKAGSVPSLAAGLLFGSLAGLGAYQLSQDPRNIWVFLATSGTLAGIMGMRFYHSGKFMPAGLIAGARYFHSITLLYHVEFSLFPRILYAFKTLLVSGYLMLCIN from the exons ATGGACACGGGCTCAGT AGTGCCTTTGCATTGGTTTGGCTTTGGCTACGCAGCACTGGTTGCTTCTGGTGGGATCATTGGCTATGTAAAAGCAG GCAGCGTGCCGTCCCTGGCTGCAGGGCTGCTCTTTGGCAGTCTAGCCGGCCTGGGTGCTTACCAGCTGTCTCAGGATCCAAGGAACATTTGGGTTTTCCTAG CTACATCTGGTACCTTGGCTGGCATTATGGGAATGAGGTTCTACCACTCTGGAAAATTCATGCCTGCAGGTTTAATTGCAGGTGCCAGGTACTTTCATTCTATTACTCTTCTTTACCATGTAGAGTTCAGTTTATTCCCCAGGATACTTTATGCATTCAAAACCTTACTTGTTTCAGGATATCTGATGCTATGTATCAACTGA